One genomic segment of Sander lucioperca isolate FBNREF2018 chromosome 10, SLUC_FBN_1.2, whole genome shotgun sequence includes these proteins:
- the bola1 gene encoding bolA-like protein 1: MLPTVLRCVRPISTSLALNRPLAHFRPHMDPDPSRPIERSIRSKLTDTLEPVHLEVHNESHMHAVPPGSESHFRVLVVSSQFEGLSLIKRHRLVNEALKKELSSCVHALSIQAKTPEQWRSNPSLAKSPPCMGGSRGDHTVEEKLKAGRE, encoded by the coding sequence ATGCTGCCTACTGTCCTCCGCTGTGTTCGGCCCATCTCTACCAGTCTTGCCTTAAACCGGCCTCTGGCCCACTTCAGACCACACATGGACCCCGACCCGAGCCGGCCCATTGAGAGGTCTATCAGATCCAAACTGACCGACACACTCGAGCCGGTCCACTTAGAGGTCCACAATGAAAGCCACATGCACGCTGTGCCCCCTGGCTCTGAATCCCATTTCCGTGTCCTGGTTGTCAGCTCCCAGTTTGAGGGTCTGTCATTGATAAAGCGCCACCGTCTGGTTAATGAGGCTTTGAAGAAGGAGTTGAGTAGCTGTGTTCATGCACTATCTATCCAGGCAAAAACTCCTGAGCAGTGGAGAAGTAACCCCTCCCTGGCTAAGAGTCCGCCTTGCATGGGAGGCTCGAGGGGAGATCACACAGTGGAGGAGAAACTGAAGGCCGGGCGGGAGTAA